One Williamsia phyllosphaerae genomic window, TGGGCGCCCAGTCCAGCGCCAGTGACTGGACGAAGAGGGAGACCGCGCCCTTGGAGGCGTTGTAGACGGCCTGGTTCCAGTCGCCCCGTAGTCCCGAGACGCTCGACGTCGCGATCAGGGTGCCACCGCGCTGCGCGAGCAGTGGCAGCGTCTCCTGGGCGAGGTAGAAGAACCCGTCGATGTTGGTCGACCGGATGTCGGTCCACTGGTCCGGCGTGATGTCGGTGATGTCCCCGGGGATGAAACTCGCTGCGTTGCTGATGACGACGTCGATCCCGCCGTGATCACGAACCGTCGACGCGACCAGGTCTCGGATCTGATCGGGATCGGCCATGTCGGCCGCGAACGTCGACACCGATCCGGCCGGCAGACCTTCGGCGGCGGCGGCCAACTTCGCCTGGTTGCGTCCGACGATGACGACGTGCGCGCCGGACCGGGCGAAGTCTCCCGCGACCTGCAGGCCGATCCCACTCGCACCCCCGGTCACGATCACGACGTTGCCGGTGAAGTCGAAAGAAGCTGTCTTGGTAGTCATCTGGTGTTCCCATCTCGCCGGCCCACTCACCTGTTGGGCGGGCACGGGAACCACCCTACGCCGTTCTGTACCGATCGGACAAGAACTAGCTCGACGACGCAGACACCGGGCGCGGGATCGTCTCCACGACCTGGTCGAAGGCGGCCCGGAGGTGTTCGGTGGGCACGCCGCCCTTGCGCAGCGCCTCGAACCCGCGGATGACCGTCAGCAGCGTCCACGCCAGGGTGTCGGCGTCGACGTCGGCGGCGACGTCGCCCTCGTCCCGGGCCCGGGAAATGCACGCTGCCAATTCGTCGTGCCACCGGGTGAACGAGGCCGAGACGAGTTCTTTCACCGCCGGATCGAACGAGCCGAGCTCGGCCGCGGCCTTGGCCATCATGCAACCGCGGCCCGGCGAGTTTTCGACGTCGAGTCGGGCCGAGATGCGCAGATGCGCGGTGAGACGGTCGATGG contains:
- a CDS encoding SDR family NAD(P)-dependent oxidoreductase; amino-acid sequence: MTTKTASFDFTGNVVIVTGGASGIGLQVAGDFARSGAHVVIVGRNQAKLAAAAEGLPAGSVSTFAADMADPDQIRDLVASTVRDHGGIDVVISNAASFIPGDITDITPDQWTDIRSTNIDGFFYLAQETLPLLAQRGGTLIATSSVSGLRGDWNQAVYNASKGAVSLFVQSLALDWAPKGVRVNGVAPSVTNTDAVSGITGNDVVRKQFENRVALGRLAETEDIAPAFLFLASDAARYVNGVILPVDGGTSASTGQAHVAG
- a CDS encoding TetR/AcrR family transcriptional regulator, giving the protein MPRPREFDENAVLDSARRQFWETGYAGTSLADLTAATGLGKGSLYGAFGDKHALFMRTLEGYCSDAVADARDELSGDGRAIDRLTAHLRISARLDVENSPGRGCMMAKAAAELGSFDPAVKELVSASFTRWHDELAACISRARDEGDVAADVDADTLAWTLLTVIRGFEALRKGGVPTEHLRAAFDQVVETIPRPVSASSS